The Nitrospira sp. genome window below encodes:
- a CDS encoding type II CAAX endopeptidase family protein — MAGLNGIVEPMECEPQPNDQPLRAGEAVETVSPSPCEGSARPQFSPFVSILSALVLLATLGAILWFSSHSPKLDRFDDPDQALDLMVSRTMEAQDGLERAPRWQQWVASWTSGSPQAERDQAIQWYRELVATTGTPQAQLRLAILQGESGYRGEAVTAAQAWKADAEPLPLYARFIESAYGDRPLSQEDELALQAELAEAVPAGWFYSHLAAALAARAGDGALGATVAGQIQARGALVEQRAQVLTVVELSCLVLGSVLLFGIVRLKGQRTDILRLHQPGVPPPWPGGIGSAVLLRGGALGAVVTLVFLSFAPIENASLRALAIPAANLPLLAMAYAYLLKPAGLNFRNGFGLQIHWTQAGRLAGIVLAVVAAGLWGEWVMGRVAESLHMTNHWTEWFDPDLVWASGSVLTISLLEYVVFAPIFEELAFRGLLYAILRRRLRPLPAAMISAGIFALAHGYGVIGFLSVFWSGLLWAWIYERTGSVLPGMIAHATNNLLVCVSVMALLR; from the coding sequence GTGGCCGGGCTCAATGGTATAGTCGAACCCATGGAATGTGAGCCGCAACCGAATGATCAGCCGCTGCGCGCCGGCGAAGCGGTCGAAACGGTGTCTCCTTCACCGTGTGAGGGGTCCGCTCGCCCGCAATTTTCCCCCTTCGTGAGCATCCTCTCCGCGCTGGTGCTGCTGGCCACGCTCGGGGCCATTCTCTGGTTTTCCTCGCATAGCCCCAAGCTCGACCGTTTTGACGACCCCGATCAGGCCCTCGATCTGATGGTCAGCCGGACGATGGAGGCGCAGGATGGTTTGGAACGGGCGCCAAGGTGGCAACAATGGGTGGCTTCCTGGACGTCCGGCAGTCCTCAGGCCGAACGGGATCAAGCCATCCAGTGGTATCGGGAACTGGTGGCGACGACCGGCACGCCGCAGGCGCAGTTACGGCTGGCGATTCTGCAAGGCGAATCCGGGTATCGCGGAGAGGCCGTCACCGCCGCGCAGGCCTGGAAGGCCGATGCCGAACCGCTTCCTCTCTATGCCCGATTCATTGAATCCGCCTATGGCGACAGGCCGCTCTCACAGGAGGACGAACTGGCCCTGCAGGCCGAGCTGGCCGAAGCCGTGCCCGCCGGGTGGTTCTACAGCCATCTGGCCGCCGCGCTGGCCGCGCGAGCCGGCGACGGGGCATTGGGCGCCACGGTGGCGGGACAGATTCAGGCGCGCGGGGCGCTGGTCGAGCAGCGGGCGCAGGTATTGACCGTAGTGGAGCTGTCCTGCTTGGTGCTTGGCTCGGTGCTGTTGTTCGGGATTGTGCGGTTGAAAGGGCAACGGACGGACATCTTGCGATTGCATCAACCGGGTGTGCCGCCGCCCTGGCCGGGCGGGATCGGCAGTGCGGTGCTGCTGAGGGGCGGGGCGCTGGGGGCCGTCGTGACGCTGGTCTTTCTCTCCTTCGCGCCGATCGAAAATGCCTCATTGCGTGCCCTGGCCATTCCGGCGGCCAACCTTCCGCTTCTGGCGATGGCCTATGCCTACTTGTTGAAGCCGGCGGGATTGAACTTCCGGAACGGATTCGGGTTGCAGATTCACTGGACGCAGGCCGGCCGGCTTGCGGGGATCGTGCTGGCCGTCGTGGCGGCGGGATTGTGGGGCGAATGGGTGATGGGCCGCGTGGCCGAGTCGCTGCACATGACGAATCACTGGACAGAGTGGTTCGATCCCGATCTTGTGTGGGCCTCCGGGTCGGTGTTGACGATCAGCTTGCTGGAGTATGTGGTCTTTGCCCCGATCTTTGAAGAACTCGCCTTTCGGGGCCTGCTGTATGCGATTCTCCGCAGGCGATTGAGGCCGCTGCCCGCGGCGATGATCAGCGCGGGGATATTTGCGCTCGCACATGGGTATGGGGTGATCGGTTTTCTCAGCGTCTTCTGGAGCGGACTGCTCTGGGCTTGGATCTACGAACGGACGGGCAGTGTGCTGCCCGGTATGATCGCGCATGCCACGAACAATCTGCTCGTCTGCGTGAGCGTGATGGCGCTGTTGCGATAG